The following coding sequences lie in one Rutidosis leptorrhynchoides isolate AG116_Rl617_1_P2 chromosome 4, CSIRO_AGI_Rlap_v1, whole genome shotgun sequence genomic window:
- the LOC139842451 gene encoding uncharacterized mitochondrial protein AtMg00810-like, translating to MTNLGQLNFFLGISVTRIDSGMFLSKKKYKFEILERVDMLNYKPFRTPVDIGYKLTSNGPHVANPTLYHSLAVHDSREPHLSALKRILRYVRGTLDLGLQLFASSLRADLYYTEWEHVTPVTMIPKSANELFAYIITTRHSTSGYCVFLSNNLSSWSSKRQNTPSRSSAEYLSVANTVAKT from the exons ATGACTAACCTTGGCCAGTTGAACTTCTTTCTTGGCATATCGGTTACTCGTATTGATTCTGGGATGTTTCTCTCTAAGAAAAAGTACAAATTTGAGATCCTTGAGCGTGTTGATATGCTTAATTATAAACCGTTCAGAACTCCTGTAGATATTGGTTATAAGCTCACTTCTAATGGACCTCATGTTGCGAATCCAACTTTATATCACAGCTTAGCAG TACATGATTCTCGCGAGCCTCATCTTTCAGCTCTCAAACGAATTTTACGCTACGTTCGAGGCACTCTTGATCTTGGTTTACAGTTGTTTGCATCTTCGCTAAGGGCGGATCTATATTATACCGAGTGGGAGCACG tgacacccgtGACTATGATTCCTAAATCCGCCAATGAATTATTCGCTTACATCATTACCACTCGTCACTCTACTTCTGGATACTGTGTTTTTCTTAGCAACAATTTATCGTCATGGTCTTCGAAACGCCAGAATACTCCTTCACGTTCTAGTGCGGAATACCTTAGTGTTGCCAACACCGTTGCGAAAACCTAG